A window from Lentisphaera araneosa HTCC2155 encodes these proteins:
- a CDS encoding Lrp/AsnC family transcriptional regulator produces MSNSKEIIDPLDWEIIEKLREDGRSSNSAIARELNITEGTVRHRVKRLTEKGILKISGAVKPGYVEKELLVVLGVSISESSKLRTAFEKITKLPEVRTTFITSGRYDFMMVVAVRGNRGLINFLTTSIAGVKEIVSTESFIVLKTDNYWI; encoded by the coding sequence ATGAGTAATTCAAAAGAAATCATAGATCCCTTAGATTGGGAAATTATTGAGAAACTTCGTGAAGATGGACGCTCATCTAATTCTGCTATTGCTCGAGAACTCAATATTACTGAAGGTACTGTTCGTCACCGCGTTAAACGCCTCACCGAAAAAGGTATCCTCAAAATATCTGGAGCCGTAAAGCCTGGTTATGTCGAGAAAGAACTTCTCGTTGTTTTAGGTGTGAGTATATCTGAATCGAGTAAACTTCGTACTGCTTTTGAAAAAATAACTAAGCTCCCCGAAGTCCGCACGACATTTATTACGTCTGGTCGCTATGACTTTATGATGGTGGTTGCCGTACGTGGTAACCGTGGACTCATTAACTTTTTAACAACTTCTATTGCAGGTGTAAAAGAAATTGTGAGTACGGAAAGTTTTATTGTTTTGAAAACTGATAATTACTGGATTTAA